In the Verrucomicrobiota bacterium genome, one interval contains:
- the ruvB gene encoding Holliday junction branch migration DNA helicase RuvB produces the protein MAERPITDVMVKPDAALEITLRPSLFSDFTGQAKVRERLEIAVEAARQRKESLDHILLSGPPGLGKTTLANILAKSMGATLRPTSGPTIEKAADLAGLLTNLEEGDVLFIDEIHRLQKTIEEYLYPAMEDFKLDIIIDQGPNARSVRLNLPRFTLIGATTRSGLLSAPLLTRFGIRERLDYYHADELRKIVSRAGRLLQVEMDEHGAHEIARRSRGTPRIANNLLRRVRDYAQVRADGKVTGPLADQALAILEIDRHGLDEMDKRILETVALKFGGGPVGVSSLAVAVGEEPDTIEEVYEPYLIMEGYLNRTPQGRVVTELAYKVLGRSAPSTGRQPGLFG, from the coding sequence CCGATTTCACGGGCCAGGCCAAAGTGCGTGAAAGGCTTGAAATCGCCGTCGAAGCCGCCCGTCAGCGCAAGGAATCCCTCGACCATATTCTGCTGAGCGGTCCGCCCGGACTCGGAAAAACCACCCTCGCCAACATCCTGGCCAAGTCGATGGGCGCGACGTTGCGACCCACCAGCGGTCCCACCATCGAAAAAGCCGCGGACCTCGCGGGATTGCTCACCAACCTCGAGGAAGGCGACGTGTTGTTCATCGACGAAATCCATCGACTGCAAAAAACCATCGAGGAATACCTCTATCCCGCGATGGAGGACTTCAAACTCGACATTATCATCGATCAGGGCCCCAATGCCCGCAGCGTCCGCCTCAATCTTCCCCGATTTACGCTGATCGGCGCCACCACCCGCAGCGGCCTGCTTTCCGCTCCCCTGCTCACCCGCTTCGGCATCCGTGAGCGCCTCGACTACTATCACGCCGATGAATTGAGGAAAATCGTCTCGCGCGCCGGACGGCTGCTGCAGGTGGAAATGGACGAGCATGGCGCCCACGAAATCGCCCGGCGCAGCCGGGGCACCCCGCGCATCGCCAACAATTTGCTCCGCCGCGTCAGGGATTACGCCCAAGTTCGCGCCGACGGCAAAGTGACCGGCCCCCTCGCGGACCAAGCCCTGGCCATCCTCGAAATTGACCGGCACGGCCTCGATGAAATGGACAAACGCATTCTGGAAACCGTGGCCCTCAAGTTCGGGGGCGGACCCGTCGGGGTGAGCTCCCTCGCCGTCGCCGTTGGGGAAGAACCGGATACCATCGAGGAAGTGTACGAACCTTACCTCATCATGGAAGGCTATCTCAATCGAACCCCGCAAGGCCGCGTCGTGACCGAGCTCGCCTACAAAGTTCTAGGTCGCTCAGCCCCCTCCACCGGCCGCCAACCGGGACTTTTTGGCTGA
- a CDS encoding TRAP transporter large permease subunit: MNLEGIQSEVAGQQPGPDRRRWLFKAEDGILALAMLGLMALPLLESLLRKAFNTGIPGAIAITQNLTLVIGMLGGAIAARDHRLLSMSALPSVLTGAWKSGAGIFNAVVSVVLTVFLCVASWQFVLTEKESGHLLVGAIPVWPLELVMVGGFGLIAWRMVLGAAPGWGARGMVLAVAAVLIWLAWRPPIAAEKLVWPCLGILAAAAVLGAPIFVMLGGAAMILFWGDDLPIASVSISHHKLVTDAALPSIPLFTLAGYFLAEGGASKRLLRLFKALAGHLRGGPAIVTCLVCAFFTTFTGASGVTILALGGILLPVLNAAGYSARNSLGLITSAGSLGLLFPPCLPLILYTIIANNSAKAGLSIKAMFLGGIVPGILMLIVTAALGIWQAPRASGRRPRFDWSEAKAAVADAKWELLLPVVAFVGLFGGFATAVETAALTAFYAFISQAWIHRDLRVREDGPRVMVECGSLMGGVLLILGVAYGFTNYLVDAQIPARMLEWASTHVQSKWLFLLGLNVVLILVGGLIEIYAAIVVVVPLLVPVGTALGIDPVHLGIIFLANMELGFLAPPVGLNLLLSSYRFKTPLVEVMRAVLPMLVVLFLGVLLITYVPALTTWLPGLFAKPGS, from the coding sequence ATGAACCTCGAAGGAATTCAATCCGAGGTCGCGGGGCAACAGCCCGGGCCGGATCGGCGCCGGTGGCTGTTCAAGGCGGAGGACGGGATTTTGGCGTTGGCGATGCTGGGACTGATGGCGTTGCCTTTGCTTGAGAGTCTTTTGCGAAAGGCTTTCAACACGGGCATTCCGGGGGCGATCGCCATCACGCAGAACCTGACGCTGGTGATCGGCATGCTCGGCGGCGCGATCGCGGCGAGGGATCACCGGTTGCTCTCGATGTCCGCACTTCCCTCCGTATTGACAGGCGCCTGGAAATCCGGGGCGGGAATCTTCAACGCGGTGGTGTCGGTGGTTCTCACGGTTTTCCTCTGTGTGGCCAGTTGGCAATTCGTGCTCACGGAGAAGGAGAGCGGCCACCTGCTCGTGGGCGCAATTCCGGTGTGGCCGTTGGAACTGGTCATGGTGGGCGGCTTTGGACTGATCGCCTGGAGGATGGTGCTGGGCGCGGCGCCCGGATGGGGTGCGCGAGGCATGGTCCTGGCCGTCGCGGCGGTTTTGATCTGGCTCGCGTGGCGCCCGCCCATCGCGGCGGAGAAGTTGGTCTGGCCTTGTCTGGGCATCCTGGCCGCCGCCGCGGTGTTGGGAGCGCCGATTTTCGTCATGCTGGGGGGCGCCGCGATGATTTTATTTTGGGGTGACGATCTTCCCATCGCTTCCGTCTCCATCAGCCATCACAAGCTGGTGACGGATGCGGCATTGCCCTCCATTCCGTTATTCACTCTGGCGGGATATTTTCTGGCCGAAGGGGGTGCTTCGAAGCGGTTACTCCGATTGTTCAAGGCATTGGCGGGACATCTGCGCGGAGGACCGGCGATTGTCACCTGCCTGGTCTGCGCTTTTTTCACGACGTTCACCGGGGCGAGCGGGGTGACCATTTTGGCCCTGGGAGGCATCCTGCTTCCGGTTTTGAATGCGGCGGGGTATTCGGCGCGCAATTCTCTGGGACTCATCACCAGCGCGGGATCGTTGGGGCTTCTTTTTCCGCCCTGCTTGCCTTTGATTCTTTACACCATCATCGCCAACAACAGCGCCAAAGCGGGATTGAGCATCAAGGCGATGTTCTTGGGGGGAATTGTTCCCGGCATTCTCATGTTGATCGTGACGGCGGCGTTGGGGATATGGCAGGCCCCTCGAGCCTCGGGTCGACGCCCGAGATTCGACTGGAGTGAGGCTAAGGCGGCGGTGGCGGACGCGAAGTGGGAGTTGTTGTTGCCCGTGGTGGCGTTTGTGGGACTCTTTGGCGGGTTTGCCACCGCGGTGGAAACGGCGGCGTTGACGGCGTTTTACGCGTTCATTTCCCAAGCATGGATTCATCGCGATCTTCGCGTCCGGGAGGACGGTCCGAGAGTGATGGTGGAATGCGGTTCGCTGATGGGAGGCGTGCTCTTGATCCTCGGAGTTGCCTACGGATTTACGAACTACCTGGTGGACGCGCAAATACCGGCTCGGATGCTGGAATGGGCCTCGACCCATGTGCAATCGAAATGGCTGTTCTTGCTGGGTCTGAACGTGGTTCTCATCCTGGTGGGGGGATTGATCGAGATTTACGCCGCCATCGTGGTGGTAGTGCCCTTGCTGGTTCCCGTGGGAACGGCGCTCGGTATCGACCCGGTTCACCTCGGCATCATTTTTCTGGCGAACATGGAACTGGGATTCCTGGCGCCGCCGGTCGGGTTGAATCTTCTGCTCTCGTCGTATCGATTCAAGACTCCGCTGGTGGAGGTGATGCGGGCCGTGTTGCCAATGCTGGTGGTGTTGTTCCTGGGCGTGTTGCTGATCACGTACGTTCCGGCCTTGACCACTTGGCTGCCCGGATTGTTTGCCAAGCCAGGTTCTTGA
- a CDS encoding C4-dicarboxylate ABC transporter substrate-binding protein, whose product MNVSFCNRWIGLALTAGGIWAGGLEAWSADTVKIRLATLAPKDTSFHKSLLAMGEKWKKASGGAVSLTLYTDGTMGGEADMVRRMRVGQIQASLLSVAGLLQIDDSVTALQLMPMAFHSFQEYDFVSEKLRPMLEKRIEDKGFVSLFWGDAGWVRFFSKQPALKPGEMSKLKMFVWSGDTRSGEVMRGIGINAIPLEQTDILTGLQTGLIDVVPSIPVYALAGQFFAPAPHMLDVAWVPLVGATVISKKVWGGIPAAVRIEMLKAAEEAGKQIRERSRVESQEAIEAMEKRGLKVHKLDEAGLKEWRDFAESVHPKVRGKVVPAELFDEVQRLLKDFRSTSARSGP is encoded by the coding sequence ATGAATGTGAGCTTTTGCAATCGATGGATCGGGCTGGCGCTGACCGCCGGAGGAATTTGGGCTGGCGGCTTGGAAGCTTGGTCCGCCGACACGGTGAAGATCCGGTTAGCCACCCTGGCTCCGAAAGACACATCGTTTCACAAGAGCCTGCTGGCGATGGGTGAAAAGTGGAAGAAAGCCTCGGGAGGTGCCGTGTCCCTGACCCTCTACACGGACGGCACCATGGGGGGGGAGGCGGATATGGTGCGACGGATGCGGGTGGGGCAGATTCAGGCATCTTTGCTTTCGGTGGCCGGGCTTTTGCAGATCGACGACTCGGTCACGGCGCTGCAATTGATGCCGATGGCCTTCCACAGTTTTCAAGAGTATGACTTCGTCAGTGAAAAGTTGCGCCCGATGCTCGAAAAGCGGATCGAGGATAAGGGGTTTGTTTCTTTGTTTTGGGGGGATGCGGGCTGGGTTCGCTTTTTCTCGAAACAGCCGGCATTGAAACCCGGCGAGATGTCAAAGTTGAAGATGTTCGTATGGTCCGGCGACACCCGCAGCGGCGAAGTGATGAGGGGGATTGGGATCAACGCGATTCCGCTCGAGCAGACGGATATTCTGACCGGGTTGCAGACGGGGCTCATCGACGTGGTCCCCTCCATTCCGGTGTATGCGCTGGCTGGTCAGTTTTTCGCGCCCGCGCCGCATATGCTGGACGTGGCGTGGGTGCCCCTGGTGGGAGCCACCGTGATCTCCAAGAAGGTTTGGGGTGGCATTCCGGCCGCCGTGCGAATCGAAATGTTGAAAGCGGCGGAGGAGGCGGGGAAGCAAATCCGGGAACGTTCGCGGGTTGAGAGTCAGGAAGCCATTGAAGCGATGGAGAAGCGCGGATTGAAGGTGCACAAGCTCGATGAGGCTGGATTGAAGGAGTGGCGGGATTTTGCGGAAAGTGTGCATCCCAAAGTGCGGGGCAAGGTGGTGCCCGCGGAATTGTTCGATGAGGTTCAGAGGTTGCTGAAGGACTTTCGTTCCACGTCCGCCCGATCGGGCCCATGA
- the gnd gene encoding decarboxylating NADP(+)-dependent phosphogluconate dehydrogenase, with product MEPQGDIALIGLAVMGQNLILNMNDHGYTVVAYNRTLSKVDEFLAHEAKGTKVLGARSIAEMVSLLKKPRRVMMLVKAGAAVDEFIEQLLPHLEAGDIIIDGGNSLFDDTNRRVKHVESKGLRYIGTGVSGGEEGARRGPSIMPGGSPSAWPFVKEIFQAISAKVEGGAPCCDWVGEAGAGHYVKMVHNGIEYGDMQLICEAYNLMRTGLGMSSQEMHEVFSEWNKGELDSYLVEISRDILGFKDEDGQPLVDKILDTAGQKGTGKWTVVNSQDLGIPITLIAEAVYARCVSALKDERVKAARKLKGPRPKISGERAKWVEDVRQALYASKIVSYAQGYMLMRAAATEYRWHLNYGGIALMWRGGCIIRSRFLGKIKEAFEKNPKLSNLMLDDYFRGEIKKCQKGWRNVVATAAKKGIPVPAFSTALAFYDSYRSAVLPANLLQAQRDYFGAHTYERVDKPRGQFFHTNWTGRGGSVSSTTYNV from the coding sequence ATGGAACCTCAAGGCGACATCGCGCTCATCGGCTTGGCCGTCATGGGCCAAAACCTCATTCTCAACATGAACGATCACGGCTACACCGTGGTCGCTTACAACCGCACCCTCTCCAAGGTGGACGAATTCCTGGCCCACGAAGCCAAGGGCACCAAAGTCCTTGGCGCCCGTTCCATCGCGGAAATGGTTTCCCTCCTCAAGAAACCTCGCCGGGTCATGATGCTCGTCAAAGCCGGGGCGGCCGTGGACGAATTCATTGAGCAACTCCTTCCTCATCTGGAGGCCGGGGATATCATCATCGACGGGGGCAACTCCCTTTTCGACGACACGAATCGCAGGGTCAAACACGTCGAGAGCAAGGGACTGCGCTACATCGGCACCGGCGTCTCCGGCGGCGAGGAAGGCGCCCGCCGCGGACCCTCCATCATGCCCGGAGGTTCCCCGTCCGCCTGGCCTTTCGTGAAGGAGATCTTTCAGGCGATTTCAGCCAAAGTCGAAGGCGGAGCCCCTTGCTGCGACTGGGTCGGCGAAGCCGGTGCCGGCCATTACGTCAAAATGGTCCACAACGGCATCGAATACGGGGACATGCAGCTGATTTGTGAGGCTTACAATCTCATGAGAACCGGGCTCGGCATGAGCAGCCAGGAAATGCACGAGGTGTTCTCCGAGTGGAACAAAGGGGAACTCGATTCCTACCTCGTCGAAATCAGCCGCGACATCCTCGGTTTCAAGGACGAGGATGGACAGCCGCTGGTGGACAAAATCCTCGATACGGCCGGCCAAAAAGGCACCGGAAAATGGACCGTGGTCAACTCGCAAGACCTGGGCATTCCCATTACCCTCATTGCCGAGGCGGTTTATGCGCGGTGCGTTTCCGCCCTTAAGGATGAACGCGTCAAAGCGGCCCGCAAATTGAAAGGGCCTCGTCCTAAGATTTCAGGGGAGCGAGCCAAATGGGTCGAGGACGTCCGCCAGGCGCTCTACGCCTCCAAGATTGTGAGCTATGCCCAAGGCTACATGCTCATGAGAGCCGCGGCCACCGAGTACCGATGGCATTTGAACTACGGCGGCATTGCCCTGATGTGGCGCGGCGGGTGCATCATCCGCAGCCGGTTCCTCGGGAAGATCAAGGAGGCCTTCGAAAAGAACCCCAAGTTGAGCAATCTCATGCTCGACGACTATTTCCGGGGGGAAATCAAGAAGTGCCAGAAAGGCTGGCGCAATGTGGTGGCCACCGCGGCCAAGAAAGGCATCCCGGTTCCCGCCTTCAGCACCGCCCTGGCCTTCTACGATAGTTACCGCAGTGCGGTGCTCCCCGCGAATTTACTGCAAGCCCAGCGAGATTACTTCGGCGCTCACACCTACGAGCGCGTGGACAAACCGCGCGGACAGTTTTTTCATACGAACTGGACCGGCCGGGGCGGCTCCGTCTCGAGCACCACCTACAACGTCTAA
- a CDS encoding DUF116 domain-containing protein, whose translation MHTSSISFAPLALPRPVPQQKARPPKKNIPQTPEERTRVLHAVRHYVAEFNPVPPLPLAQLKVHADRMIAALGCDPIYRDYVGVLLNNEIWREQLASVPYERRLLLLPKCLRVESKCPAPFDEFGLLCKQCGLCSIQDLQVEAERLGYAVLVAEGSAIVMSLIQTGKIEAIVGVSCLSVLERAFPYMEAAAVPGVAVPLLQDDCIDTNVDLDWVWDYIHLTSEDKTRRMDLAALREEIDFWFSPASLDLILGPSESRTEQIAKDWLMRAGKRWRPFLTASAFQALRDDPGGPLPEDLKKVAVAVECFHKASLIHDDIEDGDASRYGEKTLHEEHGVAVALNVGDLLIGEGYRLLASSKFSTRQTSAMVLAATEGQRELCRGQGAELIWAREPKPMTTLQVLDIFRRKTAPAFEVALRLGSLCAGVQQHDEVRDSLHAYSEALGIAYQIRDDLDDLGGSSESNDLAGMRPSVVLASAYERASQAEHRDRLEKLWRRDLSSGSCKGMESIYAELKVEERVRTLLETYKEEAVRSLASLEHPSLKGLLRRVMGKIFNDTEIKGWCKEFEPKALDCDTGSGSPDLDRKVVLL comes from the coding sequence ATGCACACGAGTTCCATTTCTTTCGCGCCTCTCGCCTTGCCGCGCCCGGTGCCTCAACAGAAGGCCAGACCGCCCAAGAAGAACATACCGCAAACGCCCGAAGAGAGGACCCGTGTCCTTCATGCGGTGCGTCATTACGTCGCGGAATTCAACCCTGTTCCGCCGTTGCCACTAGCGCAATTGAAGGTGCATGCGGACCGGATGATTGCCGCGCTGGGTTGCGATCCGATTTACCGAGATTATGTGGGGGTGCTTCTCAACAACGAGATTTGGCGCGAGCAACTGGCCAGTGTTCCTTACGAGCGGAGGCTGCTGCTGCTTCCGAAATGCCTGCGCGTGGAGAGCAAATGCCCGGCGCCGTTTGATGAGTTTGGGCTGTTGTGCAAGCAATGCGGGTTGTGCTCGATTCAGGACTTGCAGGTCGAAGCCGAACGTTTGGGATATGCTGTTCTGGTAGCGGAGGGCTCTGCCATCGTCATGTCCTTGATTCAGACCGGCAAGATTGAGGCCATTGTGGGTGTCAGTTGTCTCAGCGTGTTGGAACGGGCGTTTCCCTACATGGAAGCCGCGGCGGTTCCGGGCGTGGCGGTGCCGTTGCTTCAAGACGACTGCATCGACACCAACGTCGATTTGGATTGGGTCTGGGACTACATTCATTTGACCAGCGAGGACAAGACCCGGCGGATGGATTTGGCGGCGTTGCGCGAGGAGATTGATTTTTGGTTTTCCCCGGCCTCACTGGATTTGATCCTCGGTCCGAGCGAATCCCGCACGGAGCAGATTGCCAAGGACTGGCTTATGCGGGCGGGCAAGCGGTGGCGTCCGTTCTTGACCGCGTCCGCATTCCAGGCGCTGCGGGATGACCCGGGCGGGCCCTTGCCGGAGGATTTGAAGAAAGTCGCGGTCGCGGTGGAGTGTTTTCACAAAGCGTCGTTGATTCACGATGACATCGAGGATGGGGACGCGAGCCGGTATGGGGAGAAAACGCTCCACGAGGAGCATGGAGTTGCGGTGGCTTTGAATGTGGGGGATCTGTTGATCGGGGAGGGTTATCGTTTGTTGGCTTCGAGCAAGTTCAGCACCCGGCAAACCTCGGCGATGGTGCTTGCCGCCACCGAGGGGCAGCGCGAACTTTGCCGTGGGCAAGGAGCGGAGCTGATTTGGGCCAGGGAGCCGAAGCCGATGACGACCCTCCAGGTGCTGGATATTTTCCGGCGGAAGACCGCTCCCGCGTTCGAGGTCGCGTTGCGCCTCGGCTCGCTCTGTGCCGGGGTGCAACAGCATGACGAAGTCCGGGACTCGCTCCATGCTTACTCGGAGGCCCTGGGCATCGCTTATCAGATTCGAGACGATCTCGACGACTTGGGTGGATCTTCCGAGTCGAATGATTTGGCGGGTATGCGGCCCAGCGTCGTCCTAGCGAGTGCTTACGAACGAGCTTCCCAGGCGGAGCACCGCGACCGACTGGAGAAACTGTGGCGCAGGGATCTCTCCTCGGGAAGTTGCAAGGGCATGGAATCGATTTACGCCGAACTCAAAGTTGAAGAACGCGTCCGCACCCTGCTGGAAACCTACAAAGAAGAGGCAGTCCGTTCCCTGGCGAGTTTGGAGCATCCAAGTTTGAAGGGCCTTCTGCGTCGGGTGATGGGTAAGATCTTCAACGATACGGAGATCAAAGGGTGGTGCAAAGAGTTTGAGCCCAAGGCCTTAGATTGTGACACGGGTTCCGGTTCACCCGATCTCGATCGAAAAGTGGTCTTGCTTTAG
- a CDS encoding radical SAM protein, with protein sequence MLPALTWRIMRTVDPRLLAKFAWNFGWKGMLSVERFKRRARRGEYFPPFLYLSILNSCNLRCQGCWVDVEAERTQIDLGLLNRTIRDAKAHGNSFFGILGGEPFMHPDLLELLASHPDAYFQVFTNGQFITDKVARKLRQIGNATPLVSIEGLEVASDERRGKADVLNRTLRGLDACLREKLLTGVATSVCQSNIDDLLSEAWLRELIRRGVHYVWYHTYRPVGPKMSAELALRPDQLVRVRRFIVEMRCRMPIGMLDAYYDHVGKALCPMATGVSHHVGPGGWIEPCPILQFATENIRDDRGVFEAIRSSAFLKDFRETTAGATRGCVVLERPDLVADLARRHQARDTTLRGTAMVELAAMKPRFSQWLPGEEIPERHWMYRLAKKYWFNDFRAYDRTPPEPGTRLKALKSMLDPAGNQGITLSQPSSPRTASAAGSPEKAGVSG encoded by the coding sequence ATGTTGCCCGCGTTGACATGGCGGATTATGCGGACCGTGGATCCGAGGTTGCTGGCGAAGTTCGCCTGGAACTTCGGTTGGAAGGGCATGCTCAGTGTGGAACGTTTCAAGCGGCGCGCCCGGCGGGGAGAGTATTTTCCCCCGTTCCTGTATCTCTCCATCTTGAACTCCTGCAATCTGAGGTGCCAGGGGTGCTGGGTGGATGTTGAGGCGGAGCGGACTCAAATTGACCTGGGTCTGCTCAATCGCACCATCCGCGACGCGAAGGCGCACGGGAATTCGTTCTTCGGGATCCTGGGCGGGGAGCCCTTCATGCATCCGGATTTGCTTGAGTTACTGGCCAGCCATCCGGACGCGTATTTTCAGGTTTTTACCAACGGCCAATTCATTACCGACAAGGTTGCGCGAAAGTTGCGTCAGATAGGCAACGCGACGCCGTTGGTCAGCATCGAGGGATTGGAAGTGGCGAGCGACGAGCGCCGGGGCAAGGCGGACGTTTTGAATCGAACCTTGCGGGGGCTCGACGCGTGCTTGCGCGAGAAACTCCTCACCGGTGTTGCCACCAGTGTTTGCCAGTCGAATATCGATGATTTGCTCTCCGAAGCGTGGCTGCGCGAGTTGATTCGACGAGGTGTTCACTACGTCTGGTACCACACTTACCGTCCGGTTGGGCCCAAGATGAGTGCCGAACTTGCATTGCGACCTGACCAGCTGGTTCGGGTTCGGCGGTTCATCGTCGAAATGCGTTGCCGCATGCCCATCGGCATGCTGGACGCGTATTACGATCATGTGGGCAAGGCATTGTGTCCCATGGCGACGGGGGTGAGTCACCATGTGGGTCCGGGAGGCTGGATCGAGCCTTGTCCGATTCTGCAGTTTGCGACGGAGAACATTCGCGATGACCGGGGTGTCTTTGAGGCCATTCGCAGCAGTGCCTTCTTGAAGGACTTCCGGGAAACCACGGCGGGGGCGACTCGGGGATGCGTCGTCCTGGAACGTCCGGATTTGGTGGCGGACCTGGCGCGCCGGCATCAAGCCCGGGACACGACCTTGCGCGGCACTGCGATGGTTGAACTGGCCGCCATGAAGCCCCGTTTCAGTCAATGGCTGCCGGGGGAGGAGATTCCTGAACGTCATTGGATGTATCGCCTTGCCAAGAAGTATTGGTTCAATGATTTCCGGGCTTACGACCGGACGCCACCGGAGCCGGGGACTCGACTCAAAGCCTTGAAATCGATGCTCGACCCGGCTGGAAACCAAGGGATAACTTTGTCCCAGCCCAGCTCTCCCAGGACGGCCTCGGCGGCCGGTTCGCCTGAGAAGGCTGGCGTCAGCGGTTGA
- a CDS encoding ferredoxin family protein has protein sequence MSTLTEPTLRIVFFEGETASHWPGETLFETMSVLLGKGYALTRPQPGGRVSPHDRGETVWLGQFEGAVVPEPMDRADRARFLDVSGMPAEAVAEKVEARRGEAKAVEHGLWKPWFPVIDYDRCTNCMQCLSFCLFGVYGVDEQQKIQAQNLDQCKTNCPACSRVCPEAAIMFPKYKSGPINGDQVSDADLNREKMKIDISALLGGDVYDMLRTRSERAKSRFSKERDSDKALAERQKCLTKLAQLTADVPREVLMSLPSPEEIARKAEEARQRAARHLGQMPEA, from the coding sequence ATGAGCACCCTGACGGAACCGACGTTGCGAATTGTCTTTTTCGAAGGCGAAACGGCGTCCCATTGGCCGGGGGAAACGCTTTTCGAGACCATGAGCGTGTTGTTGGGGAAGGGATATGCCCTGACACGGCCCCAGCCGGGCGGGCGAGTGTCTCCCCATGATCGAGGAGAGACGGTGTGGCTGGGCCAGTTTGAAGGGGCGGTGGTGCCCGAACCGATGGACCGCGCCGATCGGGCACGTTTTCTGGATGTGAGCGGGATGCCCGCGGAGGCGGTGGCGGAAAAGGTGGAGGCTCGTCGGGGAGAGGCCAAGGCAGTGGAGCATGGGCTTTGGAAGCCTTGGTTTCCGGTGATTGACTATGATCGCTGCACCAATTGCATGCAGTGTTTGAGTTTTTGTCTCTTCGGGGTTTACGGTGTGGACGAGCAGCAAAAAATCCAGGCGCAGAACCTGGATCAATGCAAGACCAACTGTCCCGCGTGTTCCCGCGTCTGCCCAGAGGCGGCGATCATGTTCCCGAAATACAAGTCGGGACCGATCAATGGCGACCAGGTGAGCGACGCCGATTTGAACCGGGAAAAGATGAAGATTGATATTTCCGCTCTGCTGGGGGGCGACGTGTATGACATGCTCCGCACGAGGAGCGAGCGGGCCAAGAGCCGGTTTTCCAAGGAACGCGACTCCGACAAGGCGCTGGCCGAGCGGCAAAAGTGCTTGACCAAGCTGGCCCAGTTGACGGCGGACGTTCCTCGGGAAGTGCTGATGAGCCTGCCGTCGCCCGAGGAAATTGCGCGCAAGGCGGAGGAGGCGAGGCAGCGCGCCGCTCGTCACTTGGGGCAAATGCCCGAGGCTTGA
- a CDS encoding cobalamin biosynthesis protein P47K encodes MIGGFLGAGKTTCMMRLGERLRDEGRRTGLITNDQASELVDTAWFRQRGFSTAEIAGGCFCCRFDSLTDAARQLTAETRPEFILAEPVGSCTDLVATVSYPLRRIYGDRFVVAPLSVVVDPIRAERVLGLESGSSFSEKVLYIYRKQLEEAELIVINKRELLSPERLRRLSDALQERHPKSTVFQVSAREGSGLDAWFDHLRRGEAGRWKAMPVDYDVYAEGEALLGWLNATLSVESQGASGVFDGNQLLRELAEGVRQWLASRGLEIAHCKITLESRDGLGDLGIVNVVRNDFVPELGQALPESIRAGQLTFNLRAEGDPELLAEALQSTVRARVVEASEAGLVMRVEHLERFRPGRPTPTHRMAGLED; translated from the coding sequence ATGATCGGCGGTTTTCTCGGGGCGGGGAAGACGACCTGCATGATGCGGTTGGGGGAGCGGTTGCGTGACGAAGGGCGAAGGACAGGTTTGATCACGAATGATCAGGCGAGCGAGCTCGTCGACACGGCGTGGTTCCGGCAGCGGGGTTTTTCAACCGCGGAAATTGCCGGCGGATGTTTCTGTTGCCGATTCGATTCTCTGACGGACGCGGCCAGGCAATTGACGGCGGAGACTCGGCCCGAGTTCATTCTCGCCGAACCGGTCGGCAGTTGCACGGATTTGGTGGCGACGGTGAGCTATCCGTTGCGGCGGATCTATGGGGACCGTTTCGTGGTGGCCCCCTTGAGTGTCGTGGTGGACCCCATCCGGGCTGAACGCGTGTTGGGACTGGAATCCGGTTCCAGTTTTTCGGAGAAAGTTCTCTACATTTACCGCAAGCAGTTGGAGGAAGCGGAACTCATTGTGATCAACAAGCGGGAGCTGTTGTCTCCCGAGCGATTGCGGCGTTTAAGCGACGCGCTGCAGGAAAGGCATCCCAAATCCACCGTTTTCCAGGTCTCGGCGAGGGAAGGTTCGGGACTGGACGCATGGTTCGATCACCTGCGGCGGGGAGAAGCCGGACGGTGGAAGGCTATGCCTGTGGATTACGATGTTTACGCGGAGGGGGAGGCGTTGCTGGGGTGGCTGAATGCGACGTTGAGTGTGGAGAGTCAAGGGGCGTCAGGTGTTTTCGACGGCAACCAACTGTTGAGGGAGCTGGCGGAGGGGGTGAGGCAATGGTTGGCCTCTCGAGGGCTGGAGATCGCTCATTGCAAGATCACGCTCGAATCGCGTGACGGGTTGGGCGATCTCGGCATTGTGAACGTGGTGCGAAACGATTTCGTGCCGGAGTTAGGCCAGGCATTGCCCGAGTCCATCAGGGCGGGCCAGCTGACCTTCAATTTGCGGGCCGAGGGAGATCCCGAGCTTTTGGCCGAGGCGCTTCAGAGCACGGTGCGAGCACGGGTGGTTGAGGCGAGCGAGGCGGGCCTCGTGATGAGGGTGGAACATCTGGAGCGATTCCGTCCGGGCCGTCCGACGCCGACCCATCGGATGGCGGGGTTGGAGGATTAG